From the Colletotrichum lupini chromosome 10, complete sequence genome, one window contains:
- a CDS encoding amino acid permease encodes MDRDTKLHDESEATAPNVNKTRSADQHDVAINASGHVQELERNFNLLSLAGVGLVVGNVWPAIGGSILVAIFNGGPPGVLYEFIAVSVCYWTVTASIAELASAIPSSAGVYHWASVTPGRRWGRVMYALNHTGFEAKPWHVFIVYIIATWLACAIVCLANSAMPRINDFGVFAIVAGFLITVITVAVMPGRDGRPPHASSSFVWTEWTADIGYPNGFVFVAGTLNGAFSVGAVDATTHLAEEIPNPQRNVPIALGLQLGIGFITGFCYLVTIMYAINDYDALFESPYPIAEIYRQATGSAAGATGLLALILICIGLTLMGLYITCGRTLWALARDGASPRPSLLGHVSPRLGMPMWSTVLSAILVTVLGAIYVGSTTAFNAFVGSFILLSSSSYLAAILPNLLSGRKMVAYGPFHMRGWIGFAINGIACSYMLVWFVIYCFPFALPTNAQSMNYACLIWGGFTVFVGLWWLLGARKGYEGPTTTGGAVIEATSHHHAA; translated from the exons ATGGATCGCGATACGAAACTCCACGACGAAAGCGAGGCCACGGCCCCCAATGTCAATAAGACACGATCGGCCGACCAACACGATGTAGCCATCAACGCGTCTGGCCACGTCCAAGAACTTGAGCGCAACTTCAATCTACTCTCACTCGCCGGTGTTGGGTTGGTAGTCGGCAATGTCTGGCCAGCTATCGGCGGCTCAATCCTCGTCGCCATCTTCAACGGCGGTCCCCCGGGCGTCCTATACGAGTTCATCGCCGTGTCCGTCTGCTACTGGACCGTCACGGCCAGCATTGCCGAGCTAGCAAGCGCCATCCCTTCGTCTGCCGGAGTGTACCACTGGGCCTCCGTCACACCCGGCCGCCGATGGGGCCGCGTC ATGTACGCGCTCAACCACACGGGTTTCGAGGCCAAGCCCTGGCACGTCTTCATCGTCTACATCATCGCGACATGGCTTGCATGCGCCATTGTCTGCCTGGCTAATAGTGCTATGCCGCGGATTAACGATTTTGGTGTCTTTGCGATTGTAGCAGGTTTCCTCATCACCGTCATCACTGTAGCCGTCATGCCCGGTCGAGACGGACGGCCGCCGCATGCATCATCCTCCTTTGTTTGGACCGAGTGGACCGCCGACATCGGATATCCGAACGGCTTTGTCTTTGTGGCCGGAACGTTAAACGGAGCTTTCAGTGTCGGTGCCGTCGATGCTACGACCCATCTAGCGGAAGAGATCCCGAACCCGCAGCGTAACGTCCCCATTGCTCTCGGCCTCCAGCTGGGCATTGGCTTCATCACCGGGTTCTGTTATTTGGTCACCATCATGTACGCGATCAACGACTATGATGCCCTCTTTGAATCTCCGTATCCCATCGCCGAAATCTACCGTCAGGCCACCGGCTCCGCTGCTGGTGCGACTGGGCTGCTCGCCCTCATACTCATATGCATCGGTTTGACGCTCATGGGTCTATACATCACCTGCGGTCGAACACTATGGGCCCTTGCCCGTGACGGCGCAAGTCCCCGTCCCTCCCTTCTCGGACATGTAAGCCCAAGGCTGGGCATGCCCATGTGGTCTACAGTCTTGTCAGCCATCCTAGTCACGGTTCTTGGAGCAATCTATGTCGGTAGCACGACAGCTTTCAACGCTTTTGTCGGGAGCTTCATTCTTCTCTCGAGTAGCTCCTATCTCGCTGCCATACTACCTAACCTCCTTTCAGGGCGGAAGATGGTCGCGTACGGACCCTTCCACATGCGTGGATGGATTGGGTTCGCCATTAACGGCATCGCATGTTCCTACATGTTGGTGTGGTTCGTCATCTACTGCTTCCCTTTCGCTCTGCCGACCAATGCCCAGTCGATGAACTACGCATGCTTGATATGGGGCGGCTTCACCGTTTTTGTTGGTCTATGGTGGTTGCTGGGGGCAAGAAAGGGGTATGAGGGTCCGACAACGACGGGAGGTGCCGTGATAGAGGCAACATCTCACCACCATGCGGcctaa